Proteins encoded together in one Burkholderiales bacterium window:
- a CDS encoding XRE family transcriptional regulator yields MAKRNPRTGSRFDDFLKEEGIFEDVQAKALKRALAEQLEESMQAAKLTKLDMARKMATSRSQLDRVLDPSNVSVQLDTLIKAARALGKEIEIKIKRATKKETA; encoded by the coding sequence ATGGCGAAACGTAACCCGCGCACCGGTTCCAGATTTGACGATTTCCTGAAGGAGGAGGGTATCTTCGAAGATGTTCAGGCGAAGGCTCTCAAGCGCGCTCTCGCCGAACAACTGGAGGAGAGCATGCAGGCGGCCAAGCTGACAAAGCTGGACATGGCAAGGAAGATGGCTACCAGCCGCTCGCAGCTCGACCGCGTATTGGATCCAAGCAATGTCTCGGTTCAGTTGGATACCCTCATCAAAGCCGCGCGAGCGCTTGGCAAAGAGATAGAGATCAAGATCAAACGCGCCACAAAGAAGGAGACGGCATGA
- a CDS encoding type II toxin-antitoxin system RelE/ParE family toxin, with product MPTPQRLDAVFFRSESGSEPVREWLKSLPKDERKAIGEDIAYVQFKWPIGKPHVDHLRGAVWEVRTSLANRIARTLFAVEGRQMVLLHGFIKKTQQTPNEDIRLAEKRFKEWQHGET from the coding sequence CTGCCGACGCCGCAACGACTCGACGCCGTCTTCTTTCGATCGGAGAGCGGCAGCGAACCCGTTCGCGAGTGGCTGAAGAGTCTGCCGAAGGATGAGCGCAAGGCGATCGGCGAGGACATTGCTTACGTTCAGTTCAAGTGGCCGATCGGCAAACCGCACGTCGACCACCTGCGCGGAGCCGTCTGGGAGGTTCGGACGTCGCTGGCCAATCGCATCGCGCGGACACTGTTCGCGGTCGAGGGGCGACAGATGGTGCTGCTGCATGGGTTCATCAAGAAGACACAGCAGACACCGAATGAAGATATCAGGTTGGCAGAGAAACGCTTCAAGGAGTGGCAACATGGCGAAACGTAA
- a CDS encoding cation:proton antiporter, with the protein LIAKFALIFGLIVILPRVAEHVGLPGVLGVLLGGVLLGPAVLGLLNPEGKAIELFAELGKLLLMFFAGYEINLSQLRRSGLRAGIFGVLTCVLPLALGFGVARAFGYSTNAAVLIGSLLASHTLLGLPIVRQLNLLECDAVVMTIVATIITDITAMLILAVTLSVHTAGFSPAHMATTLIGIGIYVPTVVFGLSSFTRFIDSRTRLPELRLGVMIAMIAIAASLAQAIELEGIVGAFLTGIAVKRAVGENRVTESLRTISDALFIPVFFLATGFLVDFKVLGETLLNHAPLVAAIVGGLVFAKYLAARVAGMLFKIGRDEVRLMWGLTLPQVAATLAAATVAYRAAGPDGSTLIDEKMLNTVVVLVIATSILGPVLTRRFGIRVSR; encoded by the coding sequence TTGATCGCCAAGTTCGCGCTCATCTTCGGGCTGATCGTCATATTGCCGCGAGTTGCGGAGCACGTGGGGCTCCCGGGCGTGCTTGGGGTGCTGCTCGGCGGCGTGCTGCTCGGTCCGGCTGTCCTGGGGCTGCTGAACCCGGAAGGCAAAGCAATCGAACTGTTCGCTGAGCTGGGCAAGCTGCTGCTGATGTTCTTCGCGGGCTATGAAATCAATCTCTCCCAGCTTCGCCGCTCCGGATTGCGCGCCGGGATCTTCGGCGTCCTCACCTGTGTCCTACCCCTGGCGCTGGGTTTCGGCGTGGCGCGCGCCTTCGGTTACTCGACCAACGCCGCGGTGCTGATCGGCTCGCTACTCGCCTCCCATACGCTGCTGGGGCTGCCGATCGTGCGTCAGCTCAACTTGCTCGAATGCGATGCAGTCGTCATGACCATCGTTGCCACCATCATCACCGACATAACGGCCATGCTGATTCTCGCCGTCACGCTGTCGGTGCACACGGCGGGCTTTTCGCCCGCGCATATGGCGACGACACTCATCGGCATTGGAATCTATGTTCCGACTGTCGTGTTCGGGCTCAGTAGCTTCACGCGGTTCATAGACAGCAGGACGCGGCTGCCGGAGCTTCGGCTCGGGGTGATGATCGCGATGATCGCAATCGCGGCCTCGCTCGCGCAGGCAATTGAGTTGGAGGGCATCGTCGGCGCGTTCCTGACGGGGATCGCCGTCAAGCGCGCGGTTGGGGAGAATCGCGTTACCGAGTCGCTTCGAACGATAAGCGACGCCCTGTTCATTCCGGTATTCTTCCTTGCCACGGGATTCCTCGTCGACTTCAAGGTGTTGGGGGAAACGCTCTTGAACCATGCACCCTTGGTCGCGGCGATTGTCGGCGGCCTCGTGTTCGCCAAGTATCTCGCCGCCCGCGTGGCGGGAATGTTGTTCAAGATTGGGCGCGACGAGGTTCGGCTCATGTGGGGCCTCACGCTGCCGCAGGTCGCGGCAACCTTGGCGGCGGCGACAGTGGCCTACCGGGCAGCAGGCCCGGACGGGAGCACCCTGATCGACGAGAAGATGCTAAACACCGTCGTGGTGCTGGTGATAGCCACATCGATCCTTGGCCCCGTGCTGACGCGGCGTTTCGGCATCCGCGTTTCGCGATAA